From a region of the Balaenoptera musculus isolate JJ_BM4_2016_0621 chromosome 15, mBalMus1.pri.v3, whole genome shotgun sequence genome:
- the CPSF4 gene encoding cleavage and polyadenylation specificity factor subunit 4 isoform X5 encodes MCPFRHISGEKTVVCKHWLRGLCKKGDQCEFLHEYDMTKMPECYFYSKFGECSNKECPFLHIDPESKIKDCPWYDRGFCKHGPLCRHRHTRRVICVNYLVGFCPEGPSCKFMHPRFELPMGTTEQPPLPQQTQPPTKQSNNPPLQRSSSLIQLTSQNSSPNQQRAPQVIGVMQSQNSSAGNRGPRPLEQVTCYKCGEKGHYANRCTKGHLAFLSGQ; translated from the exons ATGTGCCCGTTCCGCCACATCAGCGGCGAGAAGACGGTCGTGTGCAAACACTGGCTGCGGGGGCTGTGCAAGAAGGGGGACCAGTGCGAGTTCCTGCACGAGTACGACATGACCAAGATGCCCGAGTGCTACTTCTACTCGAAGTTCG GGGAGTGCAGCAACAAGGAGTGCCCCTTCCTGCACATCGACCccgagtccaagatcaaggactGTCCTTGGTACGACCGTGGCTTCTGCAAGCATG GCCCCCTGTGCAGGCACCGGCACACGCGGAGAGTCATCTGTGTGAATTACCTCGTGGGATTCTGCCCGGAGGGGCCCTCGTGTAAATTCATGCA CCCTAGATTTGAACTGCCGATGGGAACCACCGAGCAGCCCCCACTGCCGCAGCAGACGCAGCCTCCCACAAAG CAAAGTAACAATCCGCCATTACAAAGGTCGTCCTCCTTGATCCAGTTAACGAGTCAGAACTCTTCTCCCAACCAGCAGAGAGCCCCGCAGGTCATCGGGGTCATGCAGAGTCAAAACAGCAGCGCAGGCAACCGGGGACCCCGGCCGCTGGAGCAGGTCACCTGTTACAAG TGTGGCGAGAAAGGACACTACGCCAACAGATGCACCAAAGGGCACCTGGCCTTTCTCAGTGGACAGTGA
- the ATP5MF gene encoding ATP synthase subunit f, mitochondrial: MASIVPLKEKKLLEVKLGELPSWILMRDFTPKGIAGAFQRGYYRYYNKYVNVKKGSIAGLSMVLAVYVLFNYCRSYKELKHQRLRKYH; encoded by the exons TACCACTGAAGGAGAAGAAGCTCCTGGAAGTCAAACTAGGGGAGCTGCCGAGCTGGATACTGATGCGGGATTTCACCCCTAAAGGCATTGCTGGAGCATTTCAAAGAG GTTACTACCGGTATTACAACAAGTACGTCAACGTGAAGAAAGGGAGCATCGCTGGGCTTTCTATGGTGCTTGCAGTTTACGTGCTTTTCAACTACTGCCGTTCTTACAAGGAACTCA AACACCAGCGGCTACGCAAGTACCACTGA